A single genomic interval of Malania oleifera isolate guangnan ecotype guangnan chromosome 13, ASM2987363v1, whole genome shotgun sequence harbors:
- the LOC131146819 gene encoding transcription factor bHLH79 has product MDPPLVNESSFSTANPSSYSLAEIWPFHVAAGDGIVGEKGLGLRIGGCGEASSNRDASVDESTVTEQSGSRGKRRDAASEDESSKHVSTSSGNDLVNLNGKRMKVSRSRDENGGSKGEASLGADKNPIEEAKHSEPPKQDYIHVRARRGQATDSHSLAERARREKISERMKILQDLVPGCNKVIGKALVLDEIINYIQSLQRQVEFLSMKLEAVNVRMNPAIEGFPSKEVGAQTFEASGMIFGSHATREYVQGSQSEWLHMQVGSSFERAT; this is encoded by the exons ATGGACCCGCCGTTGGTCAACGAGTCCTCCTTCTCGACGGCGAACCCCTCGTCCTACAGTCTGGCCGAGATTTGGCCGTTTCATGTCGCCGCCGGTGATGGGATTGTCGGGGAGAAGGGTTTGGGCCTGAGAATTGGCGGGTGTGGTGAGGCCTCCTCTAACCGCGACGCGTCCGTCGACGAATCGACGGTGACGGAACAGAGTGGGAGTCGCGGTAAGCGAAGAGACGCCGCTTCCGAGGATGAGTCGTCGAAGCATGTTTCTACCAGTAGTGGCAATGACTTG GTGAATTTGAATGGCAAGCGCATGAAAGTATCAAGATCTAGAGATGAAAATGGTGGTTCAAAAGGTGAAGCAAGTTTGGGGGCCGATAAAAATCCAATTGAAGAAGCTAAGCATTCCGAGCCGCCCAAGCAAGACTATATCCATGTGAGAGCGAGAAGAGGCCAGGCTACTGATAGCCACAGTCTAGCTGAAAGA GCTAGGAGAGAAAAGATCAGTGAGAGGATGAAGATTCTGCAAGATTTGGTCCCTGGATGTAATAAG GTTATTGGAAAAGCATTAGTCCTTGATGAGATAATCAACTACATCCAGTCATTACAGCGTCAGGTTGAG TTTCTTTCAATGAAGCTTGAGGCAGTTAACGTAAGGATGAACCCTGCCATTGAAGGATTTCCTTCAAAAGAA GTTGGGGCGCAAACATTTGAAGCTTCTGGGATGATATTTGGCTCGCATGCAACAAGAGAATATGTCCAAGGGTCACAGTCCGAATGGCTGCATATGCAGGTTGGTAGCAGTTTTGAAAGGGCAACGTGA